From Patescibacteria group bacterium:
CCACCAAAAGGCGGATAGCATCTTTTGCCTTGAGTGAAACTTTTAATTCTTCTCGGAGTTGTGTATGAAGTGTCGTCATATGAATACATTGTATGCTAACAGATTCCATCTTAATTTTAAAGGGTATTCTGATATACTTATAAGAAAATTATGGTAAAAACAGTAACCACTTCGTGGGAGAGTTTTGAAGCACAAGAAATTGAAAAACGGCTCAGCACGGATTTTAAAACAGGACTCAAACAGGAAAATATACAAACGCTTCAAAATGCGTATGGAAAGAATATTCTTGAGGAAGGAGAAACGATAACGATAACAAAGAGGATCGCTGATCAGTTCAAAAGCCCACTTGTTTTCATACTTCTTTTTGCGGCGCTTGCGACGCTTGTTCTCGGAGCGTTTCTGGACACCATAGTCATAGCTGTGGCGTTACTCATTAATGTCATTGTCGGCACAATCCAAGAAGAGCGTGCTTCAAAAGCATTCAAAAAACTCAATGAGTCGCAGGAGAAATTTGCAACAGTCATTCGCGACAGCAAAAAGATGGTTGTACTTTCAAGTGAGCTTGTACCGGGCGACATCATCATACTTGAAGGAGGTGCAAATATCCCCGCTGATGTACGAATTTTGAAAGGAAAAGATCTTTCAATAAATGAATCGGTACTCACCGGTGAATGGGTGGCTGTTTCAAAGGAAGCCGGTGTTATAAAAGGTGAAAGATCACTTTCAGAAAGGTTCAATATGGCATGGATGGGAACCTTAGTATCATCCGGACACGGAAGGGGTGTGGTGGTTGAAACGGGACGCAGAACTCAAGTTGGTGCTATTGCAGAATCGCTCGGTACGATAGATGAGCGTATAACGCCTCTTCGTCAGAATATACGCACTATTGCTCGGGTTTTGGTATATATAATAATTTTTGCAATTTCCATTATTTTTGCTCTCGGACTCCTGCGCGGAGAACCGCTTGGATCAATGCTGTTGATTGCAATAGCGATTGCGGTAGCGACTATACCCGCAGGACTTCCTGCTGCCGTTACTGTGGTTTTGGCCCTTGGTATGGAGTCAATACTCAAACGTGGTGGGCTTGTCAGAAATTTACTCGCAGCCGAAACTCTTGGTGCAACGACGGTGGTGCTTACCGATAAAACCGGCACACTCACCGAAGCCAAGATGCAACTAGCTGATATCTACACATTTGAATCAATAAGCCGCAATAGTAAAAAAAGAACCTCGGATGACAAGGCGCTTTTGTCTATGGCGATAATGGCTTCTGATGCATTTACAGAAGAATCAAAAGATAAAGCGGAAGATGCCCCGTCAAGTATTGTGGCTCACGGCCGGCCAATTGAAAAGGCTATTGTCCTCGGAGGACTTGAAGCAGGTCTCTCACGGGACGAACTTGAAAAAGAAAATGAAAGATTAGACTTTCTCCAATTTGAATCACGCCGTCGTTTTGGAGCTTCACTCAATAATCTGGAAAGACAAAAGACAAACAGGATATATTTCACCGGCGCACCTGAATACTTACTAGAAAATGCTACTCGAATATATATCGGTGGTAAAACCCAAGCACTATCCAAAAAGAAACGAGAGTTATTTGTTGCAATTCAAAAGAAAGCGAGTCACGATGGAATGCGCTTTATTGGAGTGGCATATCGAAATGTTAAATGGGACACTATTCCGGAAGAGGAAGAGAGTGAAGGCAAAAATCTTACAGAAAAGAGTGTATTTGTCGGATTTATGGCATTTACTGATCCAATCAGAGAGGATGTTACCGAAGCAATAGCCAAAGTAAGAGGGGCAGGGGCACATGTAATAATGCTCACCGGAGACAATCCGGACACAGCCAGAAGAATTGCGCTTGATGTTGGGATATCTAAAGAGGGGGACAAGGTTCTTACGGGAAACGATATAAAAGACTACAACGATAAAGAGTTGTTTGACGCAGTGCGGACAACCAAAGTATTTGCGCGAATTTTACCCGACCAGAAACTTCGCATTGCACAGGTCCTGATGGAAAAAGGTGAAATAGTTGCTATGACGGGCGATGGTATCAATGATGCTCCGGCGTTGCGAAGAGCAAACATTGGTATTGCCGTCGGTAGTGGTACTGAAGTGGCAAAAGAAGCGTCTGATATGGTGCTCCTTAACAACAGCTTTTCAATAATAGTTTCTGCCATCGAGGAAGGTAGAAAAATAATTGATAATCTCAAGAAGATTATTGCGTACATGTTTTCTACCAGTTTCAGCGAGATATTTATCATTGGTGGAGCGCTTGCCGCAGGAGCGCCATTACCGCTACTCCCCGCACAAATTCTCTGGGCAAATATTATGGAGGGAGGACTTATGAGCTTTTCGTTTGCGTTTGAAAAGAAGAACCCAACGCTTATGCAACGCAATCCACGTGATTCTTCTTCAAAAAATATACTGACTTTACCACTCAAAAAACTAATATTTACTGTAGGAATAGTGACAGGAACGCTTCTTATCGTGCTTTATTTTATACTACTCAAGCTAGGATTACCGATAGAGGAGGTGCGTACTATGATGTTTGTTGCGCTCTCTCTTGATTCAATATTCTTTGCGTTTTCAATCAAGAGCTTGGACACTCCACTATGGAAAATAAATATTTTTACCAATCCGTATTTAATATTTGCGCTCTTACTATCAATACTTCTTCTAGTGGCAGCAATTACTTTTCCGCCGCTTCAAACACTCCTTTCGCTTGTAACACTTTCAAGTCTAGAACTTGCATTTCTCTTTGGTGTAGGGTTGGTTAACCTCGCTACAATTGAAGCGGCGAAATACTTCATATTTGAGAGGAAAGCTACCAAATGATACAATTAGGAAGCTAATCAATCATGATGATCTTCTGGACTATTACGGCAGTGCTTCTCGTTTTCGTTGTTGTAAACGGAGCTTTTTTATGGTTTATCCTAAGAAAGAGTGGGAATAGTGCTAAAGAAAAAGATGAATTTAATATCTTTGCCGCAGATTTATTTGAAAAAAATTTTAAAAGCGTCGTAGATGTAGCATCTGGTTCTTTTAAAGAACGTGAGGAGAGAGTGAGTGCACTCATTAAAGACATGGGAAAGGAATTAAAACAACATAGAGAATATGTTCAGGATGTAGAAAAAGACAGACTAAAGGCCTATGTAGAGTTAAGAGAAGGCATTAATGCAAATTCCGATTTAATGGGTAAATTGAGGTCCACTACAGAACATCTAAGAAGAGTACTTTCTAGTAGCCAGTCCAGAGGACAGTTCGGTGAAAAAATAGCTGAGGATATATTAAAAGCTGGAGGGCTTATAGAAGGGGTTCATTACATAAAACAAAAAACTCAAGAGGGTGTTTCCACTAGACCTGATTTTATTTTCACTTTGCCAGATGAGCATACACTGAATATGGATGTTAAATTTCCTTTAGCCAATTATGCTCGTATGATAAAGGTAGAGGACTGGGAAGAAAAAAATAACGAAGAAGCCACCAAATATAAAAAAGCATTTGAAAAAGATGTTAAAGATAAGATTACACAAATAAGTAGCAGGCAATACATTAATCCTCAAGATGGAACTCTAGACTTTGCTCTGATGTTTATACCAAACGAAAGCATCGCATCCTTTATAAATCAAGAGTTTGCTGGAGTGTTTGAACTTGCAATGAAAAAGGGGGTTCAGATTACCTCTCCTTACAACCTTATAGCATTTGTAAGTATGATACAAAGGGCATCCCAAAACTTTTATCAGAGAGAGAATATTCGAGGCACGCTTGTTTTGATTGAAGAATTTGTGAAACGGTACAATCTTTTCAAAGAAAGGTTTGAAAAAATCGGAGAAAATATTGATAAGACTAATAAAGTCTACGAAGATATACGAGATAAGAGTTTCAAAAATATAGATTCAACCATAGACAAGATTGAAAAAAATAAAGAAAGTGAAAATTTTAAAGAAATAGAAATTGAAGCGCCTGAAGTAGAGAAGTCTAAATAAACGGAAGAATAAACGGAAGAAGAGCTTGATTTTTGGGCATAATCTTGTACTATATTGAAATTATGTTTGCCGTTATAGAAACAGGTGGAAAGCAATATAAGGTCTCCGAGGGAGATCTTATTAAGATAGAGAAGCTTCCTGGAGAACACAAGGAAGGCTCAAAAATCACCTTTGACAAGGTTCTTCTACTTGATGACGGCAAAGACACCACAGTTGGTACTCCTCACATAAAAGGAGCCAAAGTAACCGGCACATTTGCGGAAGAGGGAAGAGATAAGAAAATAACGGTCATCAGATTCAAATCTAAAAGTCGCTACTTCAAAAAGAAAGGCCACCGCCAGCCGTACTCCAAAGTAAAAATAGAATCAATTAAATAATCTCTCAAATCCCATAGGACGGATCTATGGGACTTATTATGCCCATAAATCTAGGCTTTTTAATATATAATTGCAGAGTTAGTTTGTGTAGCGAAGTAGTGATAAAATGGATAATATGCCACTTTTACCAAAAATTACAATTAAATATGGGAAGTTAATCGACCCATTCTTTAAGGATTCCGTGGAGAAAAACTATCCAGACTACATATTTCCTTCTATTGAAGAAGTTAAAAAAAAGGTGGAATTATTTAAAGAGGAGTGGAATAGTAATGGTGAAAAGTTACTCACTGCTATTTTTGATATTACAGGACTTCAGTTTGTTCGAAGTCATATTGATGTATTTGTTGTCACTGCGACTCCGCGAGATATGTCCGCGCCATTTATTATTCGTAGTCGGTATACACCAGAAGAGTTTGTTGACATGATGCTTCATGAGCTACTTCACGTACTGTTTGGTGATAATAAATTAAGGTTTTTAAAAATAGAAGGAGAATCAGACAGGACTCTTAATCACATAGAAGTTTTTGCTGTTCTTACAAAATTGTATAAAGATACAATAAATGATGAGATACGTTTAGGAAAAGTCCGAGATAAATCATACAAAGGTAACAATTTAGAGTATAAACGAGCGTGGGAGCTTGTAGATAAAATAGGATATGAGAAGATCATCAAGGAATTAAGATCGTAAAAAGAGCAACATAACTGTTGCTCTTTTGTAATAGGCAGTTCGCCTACTTATGGCCAGGATTCGTCACTGAAATCATCTTTGTCTGGAGCTTCGTCGCCCGGATCGCATTTGCAGATAAATTTATACATAGCACTACTCCTCTTGGGTTGGCGGGGGGTAACTTGCTTATCTGTAAAAATTTTAGTATTTTATAATCTTGTTGTCAAGCTCTATTTTTGAGGGCGTTTTTTATTGTTTCTGAATCTGGATATTCAAGCTCGGTACCGGTAGAAAGACCTCTGCCCAAGGTAGATATTTTAATTGAATGTTTTTTTACAACAGGGGATAGAAGTTCATTTATATACTGTGCAGTATTTTCACCGGCTGGAGTTACAGAAAGGGCAAGAATTATTTCCTTCAGTGTATTTTCTTTTATGAGTTTCTCAACCGCTGAAACCAATTCCTTTCCGCGCACTCTTTTGTTCGGTTCTTTTTCCAAGATTGGTACCGAACCGCCGAGAATAAAATATTTTCCAGTATATACCCCTCCTCGCTCTATATTTTCAAAATCAATATCCTTTTCAATTATCATTAACATATCGTCGTGTCGGTTTCCATTTGAGCAAATACTGCACAGAGAAACAGACTTTCCATTTGGAGCAAAAAAACGATAGCACGATGAGCATGATGATACATCTTTTTTGAGTGTGGTGATGAGGTGGGTCAAATCATCAAGGAAATTATGGTTTCGTGTTAGAAGGAAATATACAAACCGTTTTGCCTGACGGGGACCAATTCCGGGAAATTGAGAAAACAGTTCAGCTAATTTTTGTATCGTGCTCATTATTAAAATGTTTCTTTCTCCTCAAAATCTCCGAAATCACTTTTGTCTATAGTAAGAAACGTTGCTTTTTGTTCATCAAAATAAAGCTCCACTTTACCCGTTGGACCGTTTCGATGCTTTTCAATAAGAATCTCGGCAATATTGGGTTTTGTGGAATTTTCGTTATATTTATCATCGCGGTGGATGAACATCACCACATCGGCATCCTGCTCGATAGAGCCGGAGTCACGCAAATCTGAAAGACGAGGCCTGCCGCGTCTGTGCTCTACTGCACGAGAGAGCTGTGAGAGTGCTAAAACCGGCACATCAAGCTCGCGAGCCATAGTTTTAAGAGAGCGGGAAATTTCAGTAACCTGTTGGACAAGAGAATCAAAACCTCTGGTGTTTGACGGCACCATCAATTGCAGATAATCAACAATGATAAGTCCAATACCTCGCTCGCTCTTGAGTCGCCGGGCTACGGAACGCATTTTGAGGATATTGTTTGCCGGTTGGTCGTCTATGTAAATCGGCGCTTTTGACAGCTTATCAAGTGCAATTCGTATTTGGTCAAACTCTGAATCCTCGGTGAGCTTTCCAGTGCGAAGTTTCCATGCATTGACACGTGATTCGGAAGCAAGCATTCGATCTACAAGTTGCTGAGAACTCATTTCAAGAGAAAAGATTCCCACGGGTGTCCCATATTGAGTTGCGGTCTGCCGTGCTATGTCGAGAGCTAATGCAGTTTTTCCCATAGAGGGACGGGAGGCAAGAATAATGAGATCAGATTTCTGTAGACCGGCTAGTTTGTCATCAAGGGATGGAAATCCGGTTCTAACACCACGGATCTCATCTTTTGATTTATGAAGCCGGTCAATTCTATCCCATGCTTCACCGAGGGTTTCTCGGAGAGCAACAAACTTGTGTAGAGTGGGGGATTCGGTTACCTCATACACTTTCTTTTCAGCTTTATCGAGCATTTCCTCGAGCTCCTCTTCCTCGTCGTAGCCAAGCTCTGAAATAAAGTCAGCCGCTTCAATGAGAGCGCGCATCATGCTCTTTTTTTGTACTATATTCGCGTAGTGTTTAGCATTGCCCGCAGAAGGTACCATCTGCACCATTTCAACCAGATAACTTCTCCCTCCAACTTTATCGAGCATATCTTTTTCTTTGAGTCTGGATGACATAGAAAGAAGGTCTATCGGTTCGCTTTTTGAAAAGAGCTCAATCATCGTATCGTATATGAGACGATGTTTCTCTGAGTAAAAGGAGTCGGAGTTTACAATATCAATAATTTCGTTGAGAGTTACCGGTTTTATCATTATTGAACCGAGGAGTGCTTTCTCAGATTCAATATTTTGAGGGGGGACACGAAACTGTTTTTTTTCAGCGGTAGTTTGCATTATAGATTTTCTTAATAAGCGAAGCGAGTTTTAGAAAATCATCACCCTGTTAAATGCGGCTTCGCCTCTCCCGCTTTGCGCGGATTTAACATGGTTAGGAACTAATAGTCGCTCCACTCCTTTAGTTACCTAATTCTAGCACAAAGAAACATCTGCCAATATTGACAGAATTTGTTATAAAAGTGTTCTTAACCTGTGTATAGAAATTTATACTTTTCTCACTTTAGAACCTCCATCTGTATCTTCTACTTTGTAACCACCTGCCTCTATTTTTTGGCGTAGCTGGTCAGCTTTTTCCCATTCCTTTTCATTTCGTGCTATTTCACGCTTCTTGAGCAAATTCTGAATCTTTTTCGGCGTATCTTCGTTAGAGAGATTTTTTTGGTACTGGGAAAGTAAATCAAGTGTGCCCTGCTTGCTTTCAGAAAATCCCAGACCCAACACCGTATCAAAATGAAGTAATGTCGCTTTTTTATCCTCTTGGGGCACATTCTCATCATGAACCAACTTCCAGATAAGAGCTATAGCCTTCGGAGTGTTGAGGTCATCATTTATAAAAGAGGAAAATCTACTCCGATAAGATGCAGCGATAATTCCGTCCGTGTTTCCCCATTCTTCGGAAAAATATCTATGCAGTTTAAAAAGTGCTGTTTGCGCACCCTCTAGTGCTTCCCATGTAAAATTGATTGGTGTTTTGTAATGAGCTCCAAGCATCCAATAGCGAACCGAGAGAGGAGAAAACCCGCGTTCCTCTACATCTTTTATGAGAATTACATTGCCGAGTGATTTTGCAATTTTCTGTCCCTCGATTGTCACAAATT
This genomic window contains:
- a CDS encoding HAD-IC family P-type ATPase; its protein translation is MVKTVTTSWESFEAQEIEKRLSTDFKTGLKQENIQTLQNAYGKNILEEGETITITKRIADQFKSPLVFILLFAALATLVLGAFLDTIVIAVALLINVIVGTIQEERASKAFKKLNESQEKFATVIRDSKKMVVLSSELVPGDIIILEGGANIPADVRILKGKDLSINESVLTGEWVAVSKEAGVIKGERSLSERFNMAWMGTLVSSGHGRGVVVETGRRTQVGAIAESLGTIDERITPLRQNIRTIARVLVYIIIFAISIIFALGLLRGEPLGSMLLIAIAIAVATIPAGLPAAVTVVLALGMESILKRGGLVRNLLAAETLGATTVVLTDKTGTLTEAKMQLADIYTFESISRNSKKRTSDDKALLSMAIMASDAFTEESKDKAEDAPSSIVAHGRPIEKAIVLGGLEAGLSRDELEKENERLDFLQFESRRRFGASLNNLERQKTNRIYFTGAPEYLLENATRIYIGGKTQALSKKKRELFVAIQKKASHDGMRFIGVAYRNVKWDTIPEEEESEGKNLTEKSVFVGFMAFTDPIREDVTEAIAKVRGAGAHVIMLTGDNPDTARRIALDVGISKEGDKVLTGNDIKDYNDKELFDAVRTTKVFARILPDQKLRIAQVLMEKGEIVAMTGDGINDAPALRRANIGIAVGSGTEVAKEASDMVLLNNSFSIIVSAIEEGRKIIDNLKKIIAYMFSTSFSEIFIIGGALAAGAPLPLLPAQILWANIMEGGLMSFSFAFEKKNPTLMQRNPRDSSSKNILTLPLKKLIFTVGIVTGTLLIVLYFILLKLGLPIEEVRTMMFVALSLDSIFFAFSIKSLDTPLWKINIFTNPYLIFALLLSILLLVAAITFPPLQTLLSLVTLSSLELAFLFGVGLVNLATIEAAKYFIFERKATK
- a CDS encoding DNA recombination protein RmuC — protein: MMIFWTITAVLLVFVVVNGAFLWFILRKSGNSAKEKDEFNIFAADLFEKNFKSVVDVASGSFKEREERVSALIKDMGKELKQHREYVQDVEKDRLKAYVELREGINANSDLMGKLRSTTEHLRRVLSSSQSRGQFGEKIAEDILKAGGLIEGVHYIKQKTQEGVSTRPDFIFTLPDEHTLNMDVKFPLANYARMIKVEDWEEKNNEEATKYKKAFEKDVKDKITQISSRQYINPQDGTLDFALMFIPNESIASFINQEFAGVFELAMKKGVQITSPYNLIAFVSMIQRASQNFYQRENIRGTLVLIEEFVKRYNLFKERFEKIGENIDKTNKVYEDIRDKSFKNIDSTIDKIEKNKESENFKEIEIEAPEVEKSK
- the rplU gene encoding 50S ribosomal protein L21, with translation MFAVIETGGKQYKVSEGDLIKIEKLPGEHKEGSKITFDKVLLLDDGKDTTVGTPHIKGAKVTGTFAEEGRDKKITVIRFKSKSRYFKKKGHRQPYSKVKIESIK
- the recR gene encoding recombination protein RecR, with translation MSTIQKLAELFSQFPGIGPRQAKRFVYFLLTRNHNFLDDLTHLITTLKKDVSSCSSCYRFFAPNGKSVSLCSICSNGNRHDDMLMIIEKDIDFENIERGGVYTGKYFILGGSVPILEKEPNKRVRGKELVSAVEKLIKENTLKEIILALSVTPAGENTAQYINELLSPVVKKHSIKISTLGRGLSTGTELEYPDSETIKNALKNRA
- the dnaB gene encoding replicative DNA helicase; this translates as MQTTAEKKQFRVPPQNIESEKALLGSIMIKPVTLNEIIDIVNSDSFYSEKHRLIYDTMIELFSKSEPIDLLSMSSRLKEKDMLDKVGGRSYLVEMVQMVPSAGNAKHYANIVQKKSMMRALIEAADFISELGYDEEEELEEMLDKAEKKVYEVTESPTLHKFVALRETLGEAWDRIDRLHKSKDEIRGVRTGFPSLDDKLAGLQKSDLIILASRPSMGKTALALDIARQTATQYGTPVGIFSLEMSSQQLVDRMLASESRVNAWKLRTGKLTEDSEFDQIRIALDKLSKAPIYIDDQPANNILKMRSVARRLKSERGIGLIIVDYLQLMVPSNTRGFDSLVQQVTEISRSLKTMARELDVPVLALSQLSRAVEHRRGRPRLSDLRDSGSIEQDADVVMFIHRDDKYNENSTKPNIAEILIEKHRNGPTGKVELYFDEQKATFLTIDKSDFGDFEEKETF